A single genomic interval of Polaribacter vadi harbors:
- a CDS encoding OstA-like protein, producing MKRIFFLLLTFSTLFSFSQTEEKETRKIEYKAEIQEADEEKYPGATVLIGNVQMNHEGIDLTCQQALYYRKQNFFKAIGNVLIKQGDTITQTSDYADYDANAKQALSWGNVVLKDPTMTLTTDTLQFDRINQKLYYQSYATIKDETNTLKSKYGNYYLEDKKFIATTRVTVVNPEHNLESEHLNYYTETGHTYLYGPSTITNTQNENRIYCEKGFYDTKTDISHFLDNAKIYSKERTIEGDSLYYDKKRGFASATNNIQIIDTVQNFISRGNYAELFELKDSLYIIKKAVAISIIDKDSMFIHGDTLLVTGKPKKRIVRTYHNVKIFKSDLQGKCDSIHTNQTTGYTKMYRNPVIWSDQNQITGDSIYLQSNTETENLDSLKVFNNAFIISKDSLSKDDFNQIKGRNMYGKFLENKLKTLFVEGNAESVYFNRNEETDVLETITKEISSNIEFVFDNGEIESIKYLKASEGKTYPPSMFPDEDRKLKNFIWREDEQPKKMEDIFIVDKNDGKKPPLKKKSSKNSSAVIQDKKLKEKKKVSKLQDNE from the coding sequence TTGAAAAGAATCTTTTTTTTATTGCTGACTTTTTCTACACTATTTTCTTTTTCTCAAACAGAAGAGAAAGAAACAAGAAAAATTGAATACAAAGCTGAAATTCAAGAAGCTGATGAAGAGAAATATCCTGGAGCAACTGTGCTTATAGGAAACGTACAAATGAATCATGAAGGCATTGATTTAACTTGCCAACAAGCATTGTACTACAGAAAACAAAATTTCTTTAAAGCCATTGGAAACGTTCTTATAAAACAAGGTGATACCATTACTCAAACTAGCGATTATGCAGATTATGATGCGAATGCTAAACAAGCACTTTCTTGGGGAAATGTAGTCTTGAAAGACCCAACAATGACGTTAACTACAGATACTTTGCAGTTTGACAGAATTAATCAAAAATTGTATTACCAAAGTTATGCAACTATAAAAGACGAAACCAATACCTTAAAAAGTAAATACGGAAATTATTATTTAGAAGATAAAAAATTCATTGCAACTACAAGAGTTACAGTCGTAAATCCTGAACATAATTTAGAATCCGAGCATTTAAATTATTACACAGAAACTGGACATACGTATTTGTATGGACCATCCACCATTACAAACACACAAAACGAGAATAGAATTTATTGCGAAAAAGGTTTCTATGATACCAAAACCGATATTTCTCACTTTTTAGACAACGCAAAAATCTATTCTAAAGAAAGAACGATTGAAGGTGATAGTTTGTATTATGATAAAAAAAGAGGTTTTGCATCTGCCACCAACAATATTCAAATTATAGATACCGTTCAAAATTTTATTTCAAGAGGGAATTATGCTGAACTTTTTGAATTGAAAGATTCCTTATACATCATCAAAAAAGCGGTTGCCATTTCAATTATTGATAAAGATTCGATGTTTATTCATGGAGATACTTTATTGGTTACTGGAAAACCAAAAAAGCGAATTGTAAGAACCTATCACAATGTAAAAATATTTAAATCGGATTTGCAAGGAAAGTGCGATTCTATCCACACAAACCAAACAACTGGCTATACAAAAATGTATAGAAACCCTGTAATTTGGTCGGATCAAAATCAAATTACTGGAGACAGTATTTATCTACAATCCAATACAGAAACCGAAAACTTAGATTCTTTAAAGGTTTTTAATAACGCTTTTATTATTTCTAAAGATTCTTTATCTAAAGACGATTTCAACCAAATAAAAGGAAGAAATATGTATGGAAAATTTCTAGAAAATAAGCTAAAAACGTTGTTTGTAGAAGGAAATGCAGAGTCTGTTTACTTTAATAGAAACGAAGAAACTGATGTTTTAGAAACAATTACCAAAGAAATCTCCAGCAATATTGAGTTTGTTTTTGATAATGGCGAAATTGAATCTATCAAATATTTAAAAGCTTCAGAAGGTAAAACCTATCCTCCTTCCATGTTTCCTGATGAAGATAGAAAATTAAAAAACTTTATTTGGAGAGAAGATGAACAGCCTAAAAAAATGGAAGATATTTTTATAGTTGATAAAAATGATGGCAAAAAACCACCCTTAAAAAAGAAGTCTTCTAAAAATTCATCAGCAGTTATTCAAGATAAAAAATTAAAGGAGAAAAAGAAAGTTTCAAAGTTGCAAGATAATGAGTAA
- a CDS encoding aspartate aminotransferase family protein — protein MSNSKADFYKHQAQTSPYPLAIEVSHANGSYIYDVDGKKYLDFVAGVSANSLGHNHPKVSEAIKNQVDKYAHVMVYGEFIQQPQVDLCKLLATTLPENLQSIYITNSGTEATEGALKLAKRVTNRSEIIAAKNSYHGNTMGAMSVSGVEKQNAAFRPLIPGSKFIAFNSDFDLQQITTKTAAVILETIQGGAGFIEPQKDYLSNVKKRCQEVGALLILDEIQTGIGRTGTFWGFENYNVVPDIIITGKGLGGGMPIGAFIASFEHMSLLKDNPKLGHISTFAGHPIIAAAAVATVTEILEKEYLSESLRKEKIIRKHLQHPEIKEIRGKGLMLAAIVESPELAAKIVLKCLDRGLILFFLLFEAKAMRITPPLTISDEELIAGCQLILEVIEEVS, from the coding sequence ATGAGTAATTCGAAAGCCGATTTTTACAAACACCAAGCACAAACATCACCTTATCCATTAGCTATAGAAGTTAGTCATGCAAATGGGAGTTATATTTATGATGTTGATGGAAAAAAATATTTAGACTTTGTTGCAGGCGTTTCTGCCAATAGTTTAGGACACAATCATCCAAAAGTATCAGAAGCTATTAAAAATCAAGTTGATAAGTACGCTCATGTAATGGTTTATGGCGAATTTATTCAACAACCACAAGTTGATTTATGTAAACTATTAGCAACTACTTTACCTGAAAATTTACAATCAATATATATTACCAATTCTGGAACAGAAGCTACAGAAGGTGCTTTAAAACTAGCTAAAAGAGTTACCAATAGATCAGAAATTATTGCCGCAAAAAATTCCTATCATGGAAACACAATGGGTGCCATGAGTGTTTCTGGTGTAGAAAAACAAAATGCAGCTTTTAGACCTTTAATTCCTGGATCAAAATTTATTGCTTTTAATTCTGATTTCGATTTGCAACAAATCACCACAAAAACTGCTGCAGTAATTTTAGAAACCATTCAAGGTGGAGCAGGTTTTATAGAGCCGCAAAAAGATTATTTATCCAACGTAAAAAAACGTTGCCAGGAAGTTGGAGCGTTACTAATTTTAGATGAAATTCAAACAGGAATTGGTAGAACAGGAACTTTTTGGGGTTTTGAAAATTACAATGTTGTTCCAGATATTATAATTACAGGAAAAGGTTTGGGTGGTGGAATGCCAATTGGCGCATTTATTGCTTCTTTTGAACATATGAGCTTATTAAAAGACAATCCTAAATTAGGACATATTTCTACTTTTGCTGGTCATCCCATAATTGCTGCAGCTGCTGTTGCTACAGTTACAGAAATTTTGGAGAAAGAGTATCTTTCAGAAAGTTTGCGCAAAGAAAAAATCATAAGAAAACATTTACAACATCCTGAAATCAAAGAAATTAGAGGCAAAGGTTTAATGTTGGCTGCCATTGTAGAATCGCCAGAATTAGCTGCAAAAATTGTTCTAAAATGTTTAGACAGAGGCTTAATTTTATTCTTCTTGTTGTTTGAAGCAAAAGCCATGAGAATTACACCTCCACTAACAATTTCTGATGAAGAATTGATAGCAGGTTGTCAACTAATATTAGAAGTTATCGAAGAAGTTTCTTAA